The Juglans regia cultivar Chandler chromosome 11, Walnut 2.0, whole genome shotgun sequence genome contains the following window.
aaaatatcCACATTGAGAAAATCCACAAACAATGTCGATCCAATTCTCCACCAAACTTATGATTAACCATCTCAGAGAATCAATTCTCAGTCCCGGCCTCCTGAAAGGAGAAAAGGAATTCATAATAAGCACACAAGTTTCTTCTTTAAAGTTGAACATGTTGAACATTATAGTGGTGCCGAGGTTTGGAAAAGTAGTAATGGGAAAGTAGTTGAACATGTTGCACTACTAAGAACACACCCCAAAAAATTCATATGGAACTTAGTGAGACTGAAAGTTACAATGATCTCTTCAtctttcaaaataacatcacaCCTACTTTAGGATCTTGGAAAACAAATTTTTCTGTAGGTAGGCAGGAACAGTATCTCCCAAATGGCCATCATATATGGCAAACAGCCCTAATTCATGTCTCTTAATCTGCATGAATTTAGCAACATGATAATCCTCCATCGGATGATTAGCCTTCCCTTTTACTAGGCTGAAACCATACTTTATTACCCCGTCATGGCTTCTTCCTTTACCAGAGCTAGATGAGGAACGCACTCCTACAAGCTACATAACAAAATTATGAATAACAAAGACCACAATATAAATCTAGCATGGCTTAGATGCAATTATAAGGCACGGAAGCAAACAAATGGTAGTTTGCAATTTTCAAACCATTTATACAGCAGCAGGAAGAAAATTAAAcactttattactattcatgCTTGCAAAACCACATCATCACAAACAAATAAAGCACTGAAAGTTATCAACATGGGGACCTTTTCTGTGACCTATCAAGATGGGAAATTGGTTCTTTGTTTTTCCTCCAAttccatctttatttatttttttatacttctttCTTTACCCCCTTCTTTTGTGGTCTTCAAGGCTCTGTGTTGTGTGCTGTTTGAGGGATGGGGAGGGACGAAAGAGGGGCACCATAAGTATAAGATCCTCCACCTCATCCACCCCACCTTGCTACTTCGGAAATAATATGGGAAGCCTTGCTACTCTGAAAACATGCAGTTGGTTCAATTCAGCGCATCAGGCTGTCCTAAAATACGTGGCTTAATAGTGCAACATGTTCACTTTACACAACATTATAGTGGGGCCGAGGTTTGGAAAAGTAGTAATGGGAATCCATGTGCTTGTAAGCTGCTGCATGCAAACACTCTGCTGGAAACTGCTTCAATATTCTGggagacataaaaaaaaataagcataatCTGGATCAACCAGCCATCAGAtgcttgggttttttttttggtttgaagactACTGGCGTTAAAAACCAATAGACTACATCCGTATATTTCTAACTTGCAACAATTGCCTTTAATTTCTTGATACTTTTAAATTCCAGGAAAACTTGCAACACTTGcctttcatttcatattttagtTAGGTGTATGGCTTATACCAGAAAATATGTTTGCATATTACTAAGGTCATGTACACATATATTAGCAAACAttgtacaaaataaaataggaatttTAGTAATTTTCCAGACAAATAGATGCCtgggttttttgttttactacAAACATTTCTATATAATTGTTGATACATGAATTATATTACCGAAGAAGGTCTCGCGCTTTTGCCCTGAGATGGAGGTCTAACTTATACCATTTCTTGATGTAGCGTTACTATTTACGCTCAACATCCAGGTCATCCTCTCATAAGGTACGAATGTAGTCGCTTCATTCCATATTTTAGCATAATAACCAAGTTTTGTACCTTCTCTCTTCGATTGTTTTTTCATACTTACTTGACGATAGATTTCATATTACTACAATTTCCTGTCATTATTTCCCAACTTCCTTAGTTCATAAACATGTCATTGTGTGTTCACCATGTAATGGTGAATTGGAACAAACCCAATATGGGGTGTTTGATATCTCACTTCATGTGCAATCAGTGGTTTCATTTGAgcatatattagatttatatgGAGAATGAGACAATCGATTCGACCCGGGATGCAAGCTTATGGGCAGATGGATTTGAGGTTATACTTATAGACATGTTGTACGAAGATACCCTGATGGGTAGCCTGAGGGGAGGGAGGATCACGAACAGTGATCATGTAAGGCTTGCTGAAAGGTTGTCTGCAGTAGGGCCAAGAAAATTTAATTCTGATCAAGTTAAAGGCAAACTAGCTCGTCTCAAACGCAGACAACAGGAATTTACGGATCTTATGAAGCAAACTGGATTGGGGTGGGACCCAGAAAGGAAGGCACCAGTAGCTAGTGAAGAACACTGGGCGAATGCCCTTCAGGTACTACAATCTATTTAAGTCACTTTCAAATGCTTCAACTACTATATACATGAGTCGATATATTCAATAATGTGCTTTGatgttatttgtttattctAACCACTTTGTTGGGCCCTTAGGTTAGACCAGCATGGAAGAATTTCAAGACGATGGGATGCGCAAAGTATGAACAACTTTGCGCAATATTTGGCTATTTTGTGGCGACTGGTACAATGCATAGGGCTTCGACAGATCCGGCCCCAGACAGTGACGATGGGCGCTTGCTTGATGAAGAGATGGGGAATCGTGGGACACCCCTCGCAGATGATCATCTCGACCCCTCGATGGATCCCCAGGTTCAACCGAGACCATTCTCCGCCTCCTACGCCAGCGGGTCTCATAGACGACAGAGGGGAGGGCCCACCCAAGACGCATCCATTCACTAGCAAATGAGCGAGACCCTCGATGCTATCAGACGCAGTTTCGACGCTAGAGAGAAGGCAGCATTGGAATCGATCGAGTATACAAGGTTGAAGAAGCGCAGTAAAGGCGACACTAGCATGGAGTCATCTGGGGCGTTTGATCTCCAAATGCATTGTATGAAATTGCTTGAAGAAGTTGAACCTCCCCTACCGCCCGAGCAATTTAACAAGGCATTTGACCGATTGTTGAGCACAAAAGTCCAGAGATCGTTTGTGTCAATCTCTGATACTCGCAGAAGTCAGTGGGCTTGGAGTTTGAACTGATCGGTCATGGCGGATGATTAGTTTCGGTTATGAAGGCCTAactattgttttctttatttaaattagtttatttgcgggacgtttttgttttttcaattggtTGAGGGATGAGCGATTCCAAATGCCTTTGTATTTGAGTACGTTTAGTTTGTTAATTAGCATTGAACTTTATTGTTTTTCCCTGCACTTTGTGATATTATATTTCATGATGAATTTATGTTACATGCTTATTGTGATTATGCTGGTTATGATATCTACATACTTGAGCatgatgtatttgaatgtgacATAATTCCAAAATGTTCCGGCCTTCATATATGTATAAGCATGAACAACATCAATTTTCATTAGTAAGATACTAATAtactgttttttgtttttggaatcaCAAGCAATCCGTTACGCATAATGGAAACCAATAGTAGTTCGGAAGAAGCCCAATCGATGGAGACAAACAGCGAGATGGAGGACACATGCTCAAGTACGTCTCAGAGGAGCGAGGCGGATGATGGAATCTACCCATCTCATTCGAGTGGAGATGAATCCGCAACGCAAGAGGTGAACATCGTGTACATGATGTTCATGGCATCACAGTTGTCTGGAGGTCGAGTTCGTATGCCCGAACACAATGTTGGCCTACGAGGGGATCAATATATTCAAGCAGTCTTAAGTGGTAACCCCAAAACTTGCAAAACAATGTTTCGAATGGAGGTGCAAGCCTTCCGTTATGTTTGTGACCTTTTACGAGACTCATTAATTATGGACCGTACGGAGAGAGTGTCTGTCGAGGAATCAGTAGGAATATTTTGCCTTCTTGTTGGGCATGCACAGGGTCAACGAATCGTTGGGGACCGATTCCAACATTCAAGCGAGACAATTAACCGCCATGTGAAGACTGTGATGCGGGCACTACATCAGCTTGGGAGGACAGTGATTAGGCACACTGAGAGTGATGGGGTCCATCCTTACATTACGGAGAACCCCCAAAATTATCCATGGTTTGAGGTATGAACTTTTCTATATATGCCTTATGGTTATCATTTTATTGTGCAcgtatattttatatgataattgtTATGTAGAAATGTCTTGGTGCTATGGACGGCACAATGATTAACGCCCGAGCACCATCTAGGCTGAGTAATGCATATAGAAATCATCATGGTCAAATCGCCCAAAATGTACTATGCCTATGCGACTTCAATATGAAGTTCACGTATGTATATACTGGCTGGGAGGGTACAACACATGATGCAAGAGTATTCCTGGATGCCTTGAGTCGACGTCGGAATCAATTCCCATGGCCACCCGAAGGTAAACATTGTACTTTATATATTAGTTaggttattttaattataaaataacgtAGAACATAATTTGAAAAAGCAGTTGTCTTTTTCAGGTTGTGCCTTGATTTCATATTAACTTTTGCAGGCTATTATTACCTTGTCGATTCCGCATTTCCATGCATTGAGAAATTTATGCCTCCATATTCGCGAGAGAGGTATCATCGGTCTGATCGTTATAGCGGTCGTCAATTCCGAGGATATAAAGATTATTTCAACTTCCGACATTCGTCGCTGCGCAACATTATTGAACGTACATTTGTGTTATTAAATAATCGATTTCAAATATTGAGTGCGATGCCTCGCTATCGCCCTACGAGGCAAGGGATGCTTGTTACCGCATGTTGTACGCTGCACAACCTTATTAGAACGGTAACGCCAAATGATGAGTTCATTCAGGCAGCATTGGCGCTTTAGTTTAGTGAAGAAAATATGACTGGGAACGATGAGGCAGGCGAGCCCTCTGAAGTGGTTGACATGTCCCATGAGTCAGCCGGAGCTATGGCAGCACAGAAAGATGCGATTGCGATCCCCATGTGGGAAGATAGGTTTGGAGCATGAACGTGTACaagtttattttaaaacactttatgaTTTGGTCTTCACTTAGGTAATGACAACTATTGGGAATGTTAATGCTTTGGATTGATTTACATTTTCCATTGTTTGCAAACTTATCAATTGCGGGTGACCAAATTTGACGGCCTATAGTAAAttgtaaataaacaatatatgaggctataatatgatatataaaaaacaatatatcattttatatattatgatatatgtatattttcatactaataaaataacaccagatattcatataatatatgtataataacctagtttattgtttttttcccAATAATTGACGTTGCCAACGTTcagcatatttatatatataaagataatggCATAAAAGAGCACATATGTTCAGCATGAGAACAGAATAAAGTGTCAGTCGATAACAACCGTTCGGTTTACATTTGACACTATTGTGTGCAGGGAAATGTTTAAGGTAACATTAACTGACTTACATTATCATTAAGTTTATACATTTTAACATGACATAATAAggcaataaataaaactcaagatATGATCAACGCACATTTGTACTTCATCTTCATTGTTTGAAACTtgctatccttttttttttttttgttcagccGCTAATCTTTGACTTCTCTATTCTGCTAATTGCAACGTTCGCTCACAACAAACTGGTAGAGAGATTGAAGCATCAACCCATTGAAAAAATTCGCACTGGTTTTTTGCCTTATAGtattgacaattaaaaaaacgCCTCCCAAAACTGATGGGCTTGGCCGACATCCGCAGTTTGCATGGCATGCCACAATAACATTGTGGTATTCGTCCCACTAGCAGCTCCTCTTGTAGCCTGATAGGATCGGTTGAATTTATGGACACACTGCTTCTAGTTGCCATAGTTCTTgaacataaaagttaaaacgaGAAAGTCAACAGGTTTGGAAGAAAATGGTTTTTCACATTCCTCCCAACATATGCATTCCAGCGGGTCTGTATGTAAGCAAAATCAAGAGATGAAAGAAAATGGTGGGCTACCTAGGTAGCCATCTGATctttatttgagttttttggCCTTCTATACTACTCAAGTGGCAAAAGCAGAGAAAGTGTTCTTCAATCGAAGGGTGTTACCGACATGAACTTgtgggctagctagctagctacctagtctttattttcctcaaattatcttcCTTCAGATTAGTTAAGATAaagaacaacatatatattGCTATATGTATGTATTGTAACGTCGAGAGGATGCAGTTCAGTTAAGAttattttggaaattatttCTAATGGTATTACAAAGAAAGATTAACGTCGAGCGTATATATCATAATTAGCATGGGGAACAAATTATAAGTCTGTGTGAATTGGAGTACGATTATGCAGTTTGACATGTcataaaacaacaacaaaaggacataaaaaatggtttaaagttaaaaaactgCAAATAGATGCATGAGATATTATCACAGAAATCGCAATGTGTTCGTAAATATGGTATTGTTTAAGATTCCGCAACATTAGGGacttttattaataattgaaaCGTAATTTTAGTGCCTAATTCAATTGGTATAGAACTTCATCAAGCAATGCAATGCAATCCCATTGAAGTCCAATAGATACGTCAATCATCAAACGAACAATTGGATGAGAATACCATTtgtcaatatatatactaattctAATCGTATTTTAATGTTCATTGAACCCATCTTGAATACTTTTGCTGCTTGTTGGTACAGTTTTAGGGAGTATGGAGTAAGTTTCAGAGTAATTTGGTGAATGAAAGCATTCACCAAGAAGCCAAGAGACAAACAAGCACCGACTCAGCCCTAAGTAAAACACtgctatataattaattgcaaCCTACATCTGGTTATTTTTAACCCCGTAGATTGGTATATAATCCAATCTCTGAGTAGAAAACCAATACATCCCCGACGGCAGAATACCAATGGCCTTGAATGTGTGTAGGTGCAAATGTATGTATTTAATTAAagcaacaaaaatggaaaataagcAATCAAGAAAACACTGGGAGACGTAAGGAAGACCACAGCCGAAGTACATGCAAgacaaaaacaaatagaaaatacAATGAATTGAGATACCCTGCAGGTTGATATGAAAGCAGTGAAGAGAATTTATGAAAACCAAAGAGGAGCAAAACTTTAATCTTTACTTTCGAGAATCTAAATTTCATGACAATAGAAAAGTAGCAAACATCTTGCACAGGTTCATCAAACTTTTGTAGACCAAAACAATCAACAGAGCCTCATAAACCTAAAAAAACCATAACCTAAATGCCGATGTCAAGCAAACCAATTGCATCACAATTGACAGCCTAGAAAAAACATGCAACCCAAAACTGAAAAGAAATTGATGGGTTTTTTGCACAGCATGGTCTAATGGAGCCAAAAAAATTTCGAATGCCTTAGTGCTTCAGACACTGCTTCAAGCACTAACTTGACACAGAGAAATCCATTGTTGCTAACGAGAAACATGTGGCAAACTCTATTTTTGGTAAAGACTAGCATAATAGAGTTTTCTAATTGTTTGCAGGGAAATCCCACTTGCTTAGCAGAGCTTCCCAGTGAACATACTTAACAACTTCCCTGAGAGGGTGTTTAAATAGGGCCGATATTACCGCAGATAAAATGGAAAGCAAATAAAGGATGGCACAACTCAGAAAACGCAAACTAAAAGCTCgggaaagtaaaataaaaaaggaacaGATACGCTGGTTCAAGTCCAGGAGAAAATCCAATAAACacccaaaataaataagttgaataTCTGAGTTCATTGACCGAGTCCAATGAAGTGCCAGGCAAAAAGGGAATTTTAACAATTATACTACTGACCCGTAGGATATGTGACACCTAATTTGGGAAATGGTGCGCGAACACAGACCAATTAAGCATCCGCCATTACAACCGGAACCCTAACATTTCGAGTATCCAATGTTCAAATTTCCAGTTGTTTAAGACGCTCAAGAAAGTATGTACAACAACAACATGTTCAAATCAGATGAGATCACACTGAGCTCCCAACAAGTGTTTGCATTAAATCCAATCAAATCAATGTTTCAACCGAGATTCGAATCAAATTCAGAAAACCCTAGTGGGTCGAGGACAAGAGATTTATAGCATTAGATCTAATCAAAAATAGGGGAACTTACCTTGTTCCCAGGTGATAGTTGTGTCGGAGAATGCTTGAACTCGAGACTCTGCAAACGAATCCCGTGGTTCCCTCCAAGGATTCAGCTGGAGAGGGAGGGTCTTCAAACCCCCACAATCACCCCAAGGTTGAAACACTGGACTCGCGGCACTCTTCAAGATCGTTGCACAAACCAGGTCTCACTTGTGTTTAGATGAGTATTGAAAATATGGGGCGCGGAAGGATGATCTGGGACAGTAAGGGGAGACAGACGAATGGGCGAGGAAAGGCGTTTCCAGAATAGTGGGGAAAGAGATGGGCTCGGTGAGGGGAAAGAGATGAGACGGGAGATCATCTCCCGAGGTGGGTTTGCCATTAATGCAAACACGGTGGGACCcacaaaattatgtttttgaggaagacaaaattctcatttaacTTTACTTCCAAACACATCTAACTGTGGGACCCATAAAAATTCTTTAACATATCAGAAAATTTTCACTCCTAACATCTtcatactatttacaaaaatttcaaaattctcgtctcgtctcactccccaaacctgCCCCAACtgtttataataaatactttcCATTTCAACTTGCATTTGACCAATTATCAAACATTTTTCGTCctcatattttttgttgtgttatTTATGTTCCAATTGCACATCCCCAATGCACTAAGATGGGTTCTTAATATAGACTTCGAATTTATGTTGGTTTTGattctccctctatcattagATACCTCGAATCCTTAATTGGAGATTTTAAGGCTCGTTTTGAAGATTGTGTTTTTTATGAAATAGACTTACTACCATTAAGGGGAGAAACGTTgtcaaaagtataaaaataaataacatggaACATTTTGACGGAATCTCATCACGATTCacatacaaattaatatgaacTAGAAGTTAAAAAGATCATTCATTTGCAAactattgtaaataaattatcgGATGTCTTTACTGAcaataggaaaataataaagtCTCACACTTCAACTACTAATACTACAACAAAGATCAATATTCTGGTAAAACAATCAAATAATGCAACAGTTAAGTCTAAAATAAGTCTGAAGCGTGGAATACCTATTTGTGCAAAATATAACACTCACTGGAAGagaaaaacacaaagaaaagaaatcagTGCTCCTAAATAGGTCGTACCCACAAAACAGGCAACAATAGCTATAGAT
Protein-coding sequences here:
- the LOC109019662 gene encoding protein ANTAGONIST OF LIKE HETEROCHROMATIN PROTEIN 1-like; the protein is METNSSSEEAQSMETNSEMEDTCSSTSQRSEADDGIYPSHSSGDESATQEVNIVYMMFMASQLSGGRVRMPEHNVGLRGDQYIQAVLSGNPKTCKTMFRMEVQAFRYVCDLLRDSLIMDRTERVSVEESVGIFCLLVGHAQGQRIVGDRFQHSSETINRHVKTVMRALHQLGRTVIRHTESDGVHPYITENPQNYPWFEKCLGAMDGTMINARAPSRLSNAYRNHHGQIAQNVLCLCDFNMKFTYVYTGWEGTTHDARVFLDALSRRRNQFPWPPEGYYYLVDSAFPCIEKFMPPYSRERYHRSDRYSGRQFRGYKDYFNFRHSSLRNIIERTFVLLNNRFQILSAMPRYRPTRQGMLVTACCTLHNLIRTVTPNDEFIQAALAL